The following proteins are co-located in the Gigantopelta aegis isolate Gae_Host chromosome 5, Gae_host_genome, whole genome shotgun sequence genome:
- the LOC121373233 gene encoding putative per-hexamer repeat protein 5 isoform X4: MFERSAIFAAALLVAFTTAMPVADPTNSGSGTAESTVMWSAGGGETSLLTSDPATSLSGTIQVTGTGGTGSTDFGPTNTDPFIGSTDPLSNLVTSTVNTADQLSGMGQVDGTGAQTGSGVLTGTDLLSGTDQLSQIDPLAGTDLTGSTNTQTAGTEPVLISGTDLLTGTGLTGSGNTQTAGTETVPISGTDPLSGRDPLGGTVPVDVHTTGSNTMTSTDTGTDPQTGTWSGTDLSSTSNTGLDQQTGTNSGGWPGTDTVSATNTGTDLLTGTSTGTQTGTNAGTWSGTDAAGATDAGTNSGTWSGTDALSGSNTGAGPLPETNTGIQTGTNAGTWSGTDTVSATNTGTDPLPGTSTGTQTAGTWSGTDAAGAINTGTDPLSGTNSGTWGGTDAAGATNTGTDPLSGTNSGTWGRTDAAGATNTGTDPLSGTNSGTWGRTDAAGATNTGTDPLPGTNSGTWSGTDATTTQTGANAWSGTDATNTQTGTNVWSGTDATNTQTGANAWSGTDAMSATNTGTDPQTGTNTGSWSGTDAMGGSAQSTGTDQQTGMNTGRDPLGGTMPVTGTDQMGGTMGGSDLLANTGFTSTLGDASSTGGATNTNTGTQAGATSSTAVTSPTGATTSTGTAAGTSAQAYDVYSYLKQSFPTQTEAWLRQMEKTIGPVSTSEFQAMQKQTADMMNQMQGGAQTGSASSNTDTPINTVSQPTSQTVSQPTSQTGSQPTSQTGSHPTSQTGSQPTSQTVSQPTSQTGSQPTSQTVSEPTSQIVSQPTSQPTSQTTSQSTSQQNNYQQMFEQQKREWYQKQQLLQQQQLQKQQMLQKQQLQRQWQQQLQMQQQQNMVDQYGQYRQYGQYGQYGQYKTQNHNLPQSSQPQRQDPFMSSLGLLGMTGAFGEMGPMLAALSMSGMFGENSSGQTASPMPNIGSQGRMGASNKNPMSDIAATLAFSGALGGEMGSMMLPLLYAGQGQGGAGGDMSPFLIMQLMNNAK; encoded by the exons ACCCCGCCACCTCTTTAAGTGGAACAATCCAAGTGACCGGAACTGGCGGAACAG GGTCTACTGATTTCGGGCCTACTAACACCGATCCGTTTATAGGAAGCACTGATCCCCTAAGTAACTTGGTCACCTCGACAGTCAACACGGCGGACCAGCTGTCGGGAATGGGACAAGTTGATGGAACCGGAGCGCAGACAGGAAGTGGCGTGTTAACCGGAACTGATTTACTTTCCGGGACCGACCAGCTGAGTCAGATCGACCCGCTCGCCGGAACTGATTTAACAGGAAGTACAAACACGCAAACGGCTGGAACCGAACCGGTTCTAATTTCCGGAACAGATCTGTTGACCGGAACCGGATTAACGGGAAGTGGAAATACACAGACGGCCGGAACCGAAACTGTACCAATCTCCGGAACAGACCCGCTGTCGGGAAGAGATCCATTAGGAGGAACTGTACCGGTGGATGTGCACACAACCGGAAGTAACACGATGACCTCGACTGACACCGGAACAGACCCGCAGACCGGAACATGGTCCGGAACAGACTTGTCGAGCACGTCTAATACCGGACTCGACCAACAGACAGGAACAAACTCTGGAGGGTGGCCCGGAACTGATACTGTGAGCGCAACTAATACCGGAACGGACCTACTCACAGGAACGAGTACCGGAACACAGACCGGAACGAACGCCGGAACATGGAGTGGAACTGACGCAGCAGGCGCAACTGACGCCGGAACTAATTCGGGAACGTGGAGCGGAACTGACGCACTGAGTGGATCTAATACCGGAGCTGGCCCACTTCCCGAAACGAATACCGGAATACAGACCGGAACGAACGCCGGAACATGGAGCGGAACTGACACAGTAAGCGCAACTAATACCGGAACGGACCCACTTCCCGGAACGAGTACCGGAACACAGACCGCCGGAACATGGAGCGGAACTGACGCAGCAGGCGCAATTAACACCGGAACGGACCCACTTTCTGGAACTAACTCAGGAACGTGGGGCGGAACTGACGCAGCAGGCGCAACTAACACCGGAACGGACCCACTTTCTGGAACCAACTCGGGAACGTGGGGCAGAACTGACGCAGCAGGCGCAACTAACACCGGAACGGACCCACTTTCTGGAACCAACTCGGGAACGTGGGGCAGAACTGACGCAGCAGGCGCAACTAACACCGGAACGGACCCACTTCCCGGAACCAACTCGGGAACGTGGAGCGGAACTGACGCAACGACCACACAAACCGGAGCAAACGCATGGAGCGGAACTGACGCAACGAACACACAAACCGGAACAAACGTATGGAGCGGAACTGACGCAACGAACACACAAACCGGAGCAAATGCATGGAGCGGAACTGACGCAATGAGTGCAACGAATACCGGAACAGACCCGCAGACCGGAACGAATACCGGATCTTGGTCGGGAACTGACGCAATGGGCGGAAGTGCCCAGTCAACCGGAACTGACCAGCAGACGGGAATGAACACCGGGAGGGACCCACTCGGTGGAACAATGCCAGTGACAGGAACTGACCAAATGGGTGGAACTATGGGTGGATCCGATCTACTGGCTAACACAG GTTTCACTAGCACACTAGGGGACGCTAGCAGCACAGGTGGCGccactaacactaacacagGTACACAGGCTGGCGCCACGTCGTCGACAGCTGTCACGTCGCCTACAGGTGCCACCACGTCCACAGGAACAGCTGCAG GGACGTCGGCCCAGGCCTATGACGTGTATAGCTACCTGAAGCAGTCGTTCCCGACCCAGACGGAGGCGTGGCTTAGGCAGATGGAGAAGACGATTGGTCCAGTCTCGACCTCCGAGTTTCAGGCCATGCAGAAACAGACGGCCGACATGATGAACCAGATGCAGGGCGGGGCGCAGACTGGCTCCGCCTCTTCCAACACTGACACGCCCATCAATACAG TGTCACAGCCAACCTCGCAAACAGTCTCACAGCCAACCTCGCAAACAGGCTCACAGCCAACCTCGCAAACAGGCTCACATCCAACCTCGCAAACAGGCTCACAGCCAACCTCGCAAACAGTTTCACAGCCAACCTCGCAAACAGGCTCACAGCCAACCTCGCAAACAGTTTCAGAGCCAACCTCTCAAATAGTCTCACAGCCAACCTCTCAACCAACCTCACAAACAACCTCTCAATCGACCTCACAGCAGAACAACTACCAACAAATGTTTGAACAACAGAAAAGGGAATGGTACCAAAAACAGCAACTGTTACAACAGCAACAGCTGCAGAAACAACAGATGCTTCAGAAACAGCAGCTGCAGCGACAGTGGCAGCAACAGCTGCAgatgcagcagcagcagaacaTGGTCGACCAGTATGGGCAGTACAGGCAGTACGGGCAGTATGGGCAGTACGGGCAGTACAAGACACAGAATCACAACCTGCCACAGTCTTCACAACCACAGAGACAAGATCCCTTTATGTCCAGTCTag GGTTGTTGGGAATGACGGGAGCTTTCG GCGAGATGGGTCCAATGCTGGCAGCACTGTCCATGTCAG GCATGTTCGGGGAGAACAGCTCGG GTCAAACAGCTAGTCCTATGCCAAACATTGGTTCACAAGGCAGGATGGGTGCTTCGAATAAAA ATCCCATGAGTGACATCGCAG cTACCTTGGCGTTTAGTGGAG CTCTTGGAGGAGAAATGG gtTCTATGATGCTTCCATTGTTGTATGCAG GTCAAGGTCAGGGCGGAGCTGGCGGAGACATGTCACCATTTTTAATAATGC
- the LOC121373233 gene encoding putative per-hexamer repeat protein 5 isoform X5 has protein sequence MFERSAIFAAALLVAFTTAMPVADPTNSGSGTAESTVMWSAGGGETSLLTSGSTDFGPTNTDPFIGSTDPLSNLVTSTVNTADQLSGMGQVDGTGAQTGSGVLTGTDLLSGTDQLSQIDPLAGTDLTGSTNTQTAGTEPVLISGTDLLTGTGLTGSGNTQTAGTETVPISGTDPLSGRDPLGGTVPVDVHTTGSNTMTSTDTGTDPQTGTWSGTDLSSTSNTGLDQQTGTNSGGWPGTDTVSATNTGTDLLTGTSTGTQTGTNAGTWSGTDAAGATDAGTNSGTWSGTDALSGSNTGAGPLPETNTGIQTGTNAGTWSGTDTVSATNTGTDPLPGTSTGTQTAGTWSGTDAAGAINTGTDPLSGTNSGTWGGTDAAGATNTGTDPLSGTNSGTWGRTDAAGATNTGTDPLSGTNSGTWGRTDAAGATNTGTDPLPGTNSGTWSGTDATTTQTGANAWSGTDATNTQTGTNVWSGTDATNTQTGANAWSGTDAMSATNTGTDPQTGTNTGSWSGTDAMGGSAQSTGTDQQTGMNTGRDPLGGTMPVTGTDQMGGTMGGSDLLANTGFTSTLGDASSTGGATNTNTGTQAGATSSTAVTSPTGATTSTGTAAGTSAQAYDVYSYLKQSFPTQTEAWLRQMEKTIGPVSTSEFQAMQKQTADMMNQMQGGAQTGSASSNTDTPINTGTQAVSQPTSQTVSQPTSQTGSQPTSQTGSHPTSQTGSQPTSQTVSQPTSQTGSQPTSQTVSEPTSQIVSQPTSQPTSQTTSQSTSQQNNYQQMFEQQKREWYQKQQLLQQQQLQKQQMLQKQQLQRQWQQQLQMQQQQNMVDQYGQYRQYGQYGQYGQYKTQNHNLPQSSQPQRQDPFMSSLGLLGMTGAFGEMGPMLAALSMSGMFGENSSGQTASPMPNIGSQGRMGASNKNPMSDIAATLAFSGALGGEMGSMMLPLLYAGQGQGGAGGDMSPFLIMQLMNNAK, from the exons GGTCTACTGATTTCGGGCCTACTAACACCGATCCGTTTATAGGAAGCACTGATCCCCTAAGTAACTTGGTCACCTCGACAGTCAACACGGCGGACCAGCTGTCGGGAATGGGACAAGTTGATGGAACCGGAGCGCAGACAGGAAGTGGCGTGTTAACCGGAACTGATTTACTTTCCGGGACCGACCAGCTGAGTCAGATCGACCCGCTCGCCGGAACTGATTTAACAGGAAGTACAAACACGCAAACGGCTGGAACCGAACCGGTTCTAATTTCCGGAACAGATCTGTTGACCGGAACCGGATTAACGGGAAGTGGAAATACACAGACGGCCGGAACCGAAACTGTACCAATCTCCGGAACAGACCCGCTGTCGGGAAGAGATCCATTAGGAGGAACTGTACCGGTGGATGTGCACACAACCGGAAGTAACACGATGACCTCGACTGACACCGGAACAGACCCGCAGACCGGAACATGGTCCGGAACAGACTTGTCGAGCACGTCTAATACCGGACTCGACCAACAGACAGGAACAAACTCTGGAGGGTGGCCCGGAACTGATACTGTGAGCGCAACTAATACCGGAACGGACCTACTCACAGGAACGAGTACCGGAACACAGACCGGAACGAACGCCGGAACATGGAGTGGAACTGACGCAGCAGGCGCAACTGACGCCGGAACTAATTCGGGAACGTGGAGCGGAACTGACGCACTGAGTGGATCTAATACCGGAGCTGGCCCACTTCCCGAAACGAATACCGGAATACAGACCGGAACGAACGCCGGAACATGGAGCGGAACTGACACAGTAAGCGCAACTAATACCGGAACGGACCCACTTCCCGGAACGAGTACCGGAACACAGACCGCCGGAACATGGAGCGGAACTGACGCAGCAGGCGCAATTAACACCGGAACGGACCCACTTTCTGGAACTAACTCAGGAACGTGGGGCGGAACTGACGCAGCAGGCGCAACTAACACCGGAACGGACCCACTTTCTGGAACCAACTCGGGAACGTGGGGCAGAACTGACGCAGCAGGCGCAACTAACACCGGAACGGACCCACTTTCTGGAACCAACTCGGGAACGTGGGGCAGAACTGACGCAGCAGGCGCAACTAACACCGGAACGGACCCACTTCCCGGAACCAACTCGGGAACGTGGAGCGGAACTGACGCAACGACCACACAAACCGGAGCAAACGCATGGAGCGGAACTGACGCAACGAACACACAAACCGGAACAAACGTATGGAGCGGAACTGACGCAACGAACACACAAACCGGAGCAAATGCATGGAGCGGAACTGACGCAATGAGTGCAACGAATACCGGAACAGACCCGCAGACCGGAACGAATACCGGATCTTGGTCGGGAACTGACGCAATGGGCGGAAGTGCCCAGTCAACCGGAACTGACCAGCAGACGGGAATGAACACCGGGAGGGACCCACTCGGTGGAACAATGCCAGTGACAGGAACTGACCAAATGGGTGGAACTATGGGTGGATCCGATCTACTGGCTAACACAG GTTTCACTAGCACACTAGGGGACGCTAGCAGCACAGGTGGCGccactaacactaacacagGTACACAGGCTGGCGCCACGTCGTCGACAGCTGTCACGTCGCCTACAGGTGCCACCACGTCCACAGGAACAGCTGCAG GGACGTCGGCCCAGGCCTATGACGTGTATAGCTACCTGAAGCAGTCGTTCCCGACCCAGACGGAGGCGTGGCTTAGGCAGATGGAGAAGACGATTGGTCCAGTCTCGACCTCCGAGTTTCAGGCCATGCAGAAACAGACGGCCGACATGATGAACCAGATGCAGGGCGGGGCGCAGACTGGCTCCGCCTCTTCCAACACTGACACGCCCATCAATACAGGTACACAGG CAGTGTCACAGCCAACCTCGCAAACAGTCTCACAGCCAACCTCGCAAACAGGCTCACAGCCAACCTCGCAAACAGGCTCACATCCAACCTCGCAAACAGGCTCACAGCCAACCTCGCAAACAGTTTCACAGCCAACCTCGCAAACAGGCTCACAGCCAACCTCGCAAACAGTTTCAGAGCCAACCTCTCAAATAGTCTCACAGCCAACCTCTCAACCAACCTCACAAACAACCTCTCAATCGACCTCACAGCAGAACAACTACCAACAAATGTTTGAACAACAGAAAAGGGAATGGTACCAAAAACAGCAACTGTTACAACAGCAACAGCTGCAGAAACAACAGATGCTTCAGAAACAGCAGCTGCAGCGACAGTGGCAGCAACAGCTGCAgatgcagcagcagcagaacaTGGTCGACCAGTATGGGCAGTACAGGCAGTACGGGCAGTATGGGCAGTACGGGCAGTACAAGACACAGAATCACAACCTGCCACAGTCTTCACAACCACAGAGACAAGATCCCTTTATGTCCAGTCTag GGTTGTTGGGAATGACGGGAGCTTTCG GCGAGATGGGTCCAATGCTGGCAGCACTGTCCATGTCAG GCATGTTCGGGGAGAACAGCTCGG GTCAAACAGCTAGTCCTATGCCAAACATTGGTTCACAAGGCAGGATGGGTGCTTCGAATAAAA ATCCCATGAGTGACATCGCAG cTACCTTGGCGTTTAGTGGAG CTCTTGGAGGAGAAATGG gtTCTATGATGCTTCCATTGTTGTATGCAG GTCAAGGTCAGGGCGGAGCTGGCGGAGACATGTCACCATTTTTAATAATGC